Proteins encoded by one window of Hylaeus volcanicus isolate JK05 chromosome 7, UHH_iyHylVolc1.0_haploid, whole genome shotgun sequence:
- the LOC128880325 gene encoding uncharacterized protein LOC128880325, protein MSCCTSAPIVTQTCETLLSKCEVPIIDLAHMGTERCPQKGVVKQVASKLVRALSEKGLALLVNHGIPECKMKAAYRALDAFCELPEETRAKYERSLPGSHGYLKPGPSTHTDEKEARHLFNVTGSGGNLPDHEVPNFRSAVDELARDFKQLSAMLLTALAVGLEQSPDFLLSKHSHMLGPDNETTLRLLYYPPLGPPVPGLARYGAHCDYGTFTLLAQDCEGGLEIQTPYGERWGRVGHLPGAILVNTGDILANWTNNQLPALRHRVVVPELCGRGRHSIAFFVHPDNNTLIEPLDTKIGTTNQEPAPCRLLKKKRGVLTAYQHLQRRLRETYAS, encoded by the exons GGACTGAGAGATGTCCTCAGAAGGGTGTCGTGAAACAAGTGGCTTCGAAGCTGGTAAGGGCGCTGTCCGAGAAAGGACTGGCCTTGCTCGTCAACCATGGCATTCCGGAATGCAAG ATGAAGGCTGCCTACAGAGCTCTGGATGCGTTTTGCGAACTTCCAGAGGAAACTCGAGCCAAATACGAACGCAGCTTGCCTGGCAGCCATGGCTACCTCAAACCAGGACCTTCCAC GCACACCGACGAGAAAGAAGCACGCCATCTTTTCAACGTAACCGGAAGCGGAGGAAATCTTCCGGACCACGAGGTGCCTAATTTCAGGTCGGCGGTCGACGAACTGGCACGGGATTTCAAGCAACTCTCCGCCATGCTCCTAACA GCTCTGGCCGTGGGGCTAGAGCAATCACCCGATTTCCTGCTGTCGAAGCATTCGCACATGCTGGGACCTGATAACGAGACGACCCTTCGCCTTCTTTACTATCCACCTCTCGGTCCACCAGTGCCAGGATTGGCTCGTTACGGCGCTCATTGTGACTACGGCACCTTCACATTGCTAGCACAG GATTGCGAGGGAGGTTTGGAAATACAAACTCCTTACGGAGAACGATGGGGTAGGGTCGGTCATCTTCCAGGTGCTATTCTGGTGAACACCGGCGACATTTTAGCAAATTGGACCAACAACCAACTTCCAGCTTTGAGACATCGCGTCGTTGTCCCGGAACTCTGTGGTCGGGGTCGTCATTCCATCGCCTTCTTCGTCCACCCAGACAATAATACTCTCATCGAGCCTTTGGACACAAAGATCGGGACAACCAATCAAGAACCAGCGCCGTGTCGTCTGCTTAAAAAGAAACGCGGCGTTCTGACCGCGTACCAACACCTGCAACGTCGTCTTCGAGAAACTTACGCCTCTTAA
- the LOC128880322 gene encoding translation initiation factor IF-2, mitochondrial gives MAASMVRSHAQFNVLRQLLIDNVWREQSTNHILQACALNIQCHFYHSTPVRLKKNLSVKQEKKIIQTLNEGVDNYVIDISKKKKKKVPFVEVWKDMTVKELAVSANRDIKDIMYALYLFDKEQKYYRDSVLNLKLVHSVVKKLGALSKVVPNVDDTMSKEERYKNIIERPPPDKSVLVKRHPVVTIMGHVDHGKTTLLDALRDSSIVESEFGGITQHIGAFNVTLPSGERVTFLDTPGHAAFTSMRHRGAHVTDIVVLVVAADDGVKEQTLQSIEMANDANVPIIVAINKIDKPNADIKRTQNMLAQHGILVEDLGGDVQCINISALKRTNLQDLTEAIAVQADIMGLQGDPVGLMEGVAIECSNHIGRGKLVTALIQRGTLRKGCLLISGLAPGKVRAMFNDAGRLVLEAKPSEAVQIIGWKELPNVGDEILEVENEKALNIVLKFRESQRNDALAKEHAEAADKKYADMLLQYKKRLALRREFGKMHPKYSAYVNRSAPMKNTNTDTTPTVNVIIKGDVSGTIEAILDLFDTYTANKLCRLDVVHYNIGNVTKTDLQLAKMFDAIIYRFNVQISHELENEAKKENISIREYNVIYKLFDDLKEEINSKLPEVDVEEVLGEANVQQVFQVTEGKKKVIVAGCRCTKGVLQKSAQYHVVRNGENIYTGKLVSMRHLKDEVSSIKVNVECGLRFNDPTIAFQPGDVIVCFTIKQMPQTIKWDPGF, from the exons ATGGCTGCCTCTATGGTTAGATCACATGCACAATTTAA tgtCCTGAGACAATTACTGATAGACAACGTATGGCGTGAACAGAGCACAAATCATATTCTGCAAGCTTGtgcattaaatattcaatgtcATTTCTATCATTCCACACCTgtgcgtttaaaaaaaaatttgtcagtAAAGCAAGAGAAG aaaattatacaaacattAAATGAGGGTGTTGACAATTATGTGATTGATATatcaaagaagaagaagaagaaagtacCTTTTGTGGAAGTTTGGAAAGATATGACTGTAAAAGAATTAGCAGTCTCTGCTAATAGAGACATAAAGGATATTATGTATGCCCTGTATTTGTTTGACAAAGAACAGAAATACTATAGAGATAgtgttttaaatttgaaattagtcCATAgtgttgttaaaaaattaggCGCACTCTCTAAAGTTGTACCAAATGTAGATGATACGATGTCAAAAGAGGAGAGGTATAAGAATATCATTGAGAG ACCTCCGCCTGATAAATCCGTGTTAGTAAAACGACATCCCGTTGTAACGATCATGGGACACGTCGATCACGGGAAAACTACTTTATTGGACGCGCTACGTGATTCTTCAATTGTAGAATCAGAATTTGGTGGAATTACGCAACATATTGGTGCCTTTAACG TAACGCTACCGTCTGGAGAAAGAGTGACATTTTTAGATACTCCTGGACACGCTGCTTTTACATCTATGCGACACAGAGGAGCACATGTTACTGACATTGTAGTATTAGTGGTAGCAGCCGACGACGGCGTTAAGGAACAAACTTTGCAAAGCATAGAAATGGCAAATGATGCAAATGTTCCAATTATCGTGGctatcaataaaattgataagcCTAATGccgatatt AAAAGGACGCAAAACATGCTCGCGCAACATGGTATCCTTGTCGAAGATCTTGGCGGCGATGTACAGTGTATTAACATATCTGCTTTAAAGAGAACTAATTTGCAAGATTTGACAGAAGCTATAGCTGTACAAGCTGATATAATGGGATTACAAGGAGATCCTGTGGGACTAATGGAGGGTGTTGCCATCGAATGTAGTAATCACATCGGTCGTGGAAAATTAGTGACAGCTTTAATTCAACGTGGCACTTTAAGAAAAGGCTGCTtgttaa TATCTGGTCTCGCACCGGGAAAAGTCAGAGCTATGTTCAACGACGCGGGCCGTCTGGTTTTAGAAGCTAAACCATCGGAAGCGGTTCAGATCATCGGATGGAAAGAATTACCTAATGTTGGAGACGAGATACTGGAAGTGGAAAATGAAAAGGCATTGAACATAGTTCTAAAATTTAGAGAAAGTCAACGCAACGATGCTCTAGCTAAGGAACATGCGGAGGCTGCTGACAAGAAATACGCAGATATGCTTTTG CAATATAAGAAAAGATTAGCGCTAAGAAGAGAATTTGGGAAAATGCATCCAAAATATAGTGCATACGTAAATCGAAGTGCTCCTATGAAAAATACTAACACGGACACGACTCCTACAGTCAATGTCATCATAAAAGGTGACGTGTCGGGAACTATTGAAGCTATATTAGATCTTTTCGATACATACACGGCGAACAAGTTGTGTCGTTTAGATGTTGTTCATTATAACATTGGCAACGTCACCAAGACTGATTTACaattagcaaaaatgtttgatG caattatttatcgttttaaTGTGCAAATATCCCATGAATTAGAAAACgaagcaaaaaaagaaaacatatcTATTCGAGAATATAACGTTATATATAAACTTTTCGATGATCTTAAAGaggaaattaatagtaaattaCCTGAAGTCGACGTTGAAGAAGTATTAG GGGAAGCAAACGTACAGCAAGTATTTCAGGTTAcagaaggaaagaagaaagtaatCGTTGCGGGATGTCGTTGTACGAAAGGCGTTCTCCAAAAGTCTGCACAGTATCACGTAGTGAGGAATGGGGAGAATATTTACACgg GAAAATTAGTGTCAATGAGACATCTGAAAGACGAGGTGTCATCTATCAAAGTTAACGTCGAATGCGGTCTCAGATTCAATGATCCAACTATAGCATTCCAACCTGGAGATGTTATCGTCTGCTTCACCATCAAACAAATGCCTCAAACGATCAAGTGGGATCCTGGATTTTAA